The Pseudomonadota bacterium region GTGTCACACTCTCGCCAAACGCGTTGGCAACCCTCTAAATTGGAATGACGGGCATGATGCAACATAGGAATGAATCCAATAGCTACGGTTCCCAGCCACATCGTACGGGAACCATGGTTTTTGTTGGAGCCATGGGTGCTTTGTTGCACAGCCTTACCTCCCTGGCGGCGGGCGGGTTTCCGCCCGTCGTTGATACTAGTGACTTCTCGGCAGCCGATGGGCTCGTCATCAGCGGCCGGGAACAAGAGGACTTCCTTGGGACCTCCGCAAATGTAGTCGGCGACTTTAACGGCGATGGGTATGCCGACCTCGGCGTCACTGCTGCATTTGCCGACCCCGAAGGGCAACTATTCGCAGGGGAGGCCTATATTGTCTTCGGCGGCGCCACCGTATCAGGCCACTTGTCAGTCGCAAGCTTGACGGCAGAGAGCGGCATCGTTTTTCAAGGAACCGGCGAAGGTGATTCAGTCGCAACTATCTCCGGGGTTGGTGATGTAAACGGAGATGGATTCGACGATGTGGTCATTGGCGCCCCAAGCGCTGATCTATTTGGCATGAACTCTGTCGGGCAGGCCTACATTCTTTTCGGACGTTCGGAGCCATTTGAAACCCCGCTGACTCGGGACAGTCTAGGCAGTGGCGTTGGTGTTGTTCTGAATGGATGGGATGAGTTTGGAGACGCCGGTTCCTGCGTCTCTGAGGCCGGGGACTTCAACAACGATGGTCTACCGGACGTACTCATCACCGGTATCAGTGCAGATGCGGGCGGTCGGTTTGGCGCGGGCCAGGCTTATGTTGTCTTTGGCGCGTCCGATCTCCCATCGCGTGCAGAGATAAGTCTGCTAGGGCTGGATGGCGAATCAGGAGTGGTGATCAACGGCGGCGCAAACGGCGACAACTTCGGTCGAGACTGCTGCAGCATGATCGAGGAGACACGCAATGAAACACAATCAGGACGAGAGCGAGTACAGGGGGCCAAGCGCCCCCCGGTCGTCTGAGGGGTGGATGTTCTGGGTCGGCGTGGCCTCGGCAGTTCTTCTGTTGGTGCTCACCGCTGTCGTGGCGGTAGAGGTCCGAAGCGATATCGGCGCCGATTCCATGGTGCTTGAACAGCGTGGTGACGGTGACCCGAAGTCCGGCTGAGTGCTGTGGACACCCGAATGCGGGCCAAGTAATCGTTTGCGTCTGCCAGGCTGCACGACGCTACGGCAACAAGCGAACTCGCCGCTGCGCCATCGAGCCCCGCACAGCACGCCTTCATAGGGCGCGGGCGGCTCAGTCCGCCGCCGCCTGCCCGTACACCACGTAGGCCTTGCCCGTCATCCCCACACCGGAACTGCGTGCGGACGGCGCCCCGATGAGCACGTCCGGGCGACCGTCGCCGTTGACGTCGCCCGCCGCCAGACCAACCCCCGTATCGCTGCCGTTGAACTCGCCGAAGAACACCACGCCGCGGCTGCCATCGCCACCGCCCGCCTCCAGCAGGCTCACGAGCGGGAGCACGGCGCCGTCCGGGTCCTGCTGCCCGTAGACCAGAAAGGCGGCGCCGACGTCCAGGCCTGCGGGCGAGTCCGCCAGGGGAGCGCCGATGAGCAGATCGTCGAGGCCGTCGCCGTTGACGTCGCCGGCGAAGCTCACCTTTGCCCCGACGTCGTCGTCCGCGTTCAGGCCGGTGATCACCAACCCCTGTGAACCGTCGTTGGCCGCCGGGAACAGTCGGTTGATCAGGTACTCGGGGGAGTAGCCTTCCGCGCGGCCGTAGACGACGTAGACGTTGCCGCTCGCGTTGTTGGACGTGGGTGGCGCACCGAAGGCGATATCGTCGATGCCATCGCCGTTGAAGTCCCCGCCACCCGTGACGCTGACGCCTAGGAAGCCGCCGCCGTCAGTCTTGAACAACGTGCCCTCGGCGCCGTCGCCGCCACCACGGCGCAACAGATCGATCAGGTCGAGCTCCGGGGGGAAGTCGGCGCGGCCGTAGAGCAGGTAGACGCCGCCATTACGATCACCCCCGGAACCGAGCAGTAGATCGTCGAATCCGTCGGCGTTGACGTCACCGGCGCAGGCGGCGGAGGTGCCCGCCGAGGAATCGAAGGGCTCCTGCACGAATACGCCCTCGCGGCCGTCGCCGCGCACGGAGGGAAGCAGGCGGGCCAGCCCGAACTCCGGCGGGAAGCCCGAGGGGCGGCCGTACACGATGTGCATCTGCCCCTCCGAATCCTCCGGCGCCCCGAAGACGACGTCGTGCACACCATCACCGTTCACGTCGCACGGTCCGGCAATGGCGGTGCCCACGCCCTCGGCGAAGTCCCAGCCGCTGAAGATCACGCCCTGCGAGCCATCGCCACCGTTGCGCTCGAGGAGGTCGGCCACGTCCACGCGGGACGACCCGCGCTGGCCACTACCGAACAGCACCGCAACCTCTCCTGCGTTGCCCACATCGTTGTCGGCGAAGCGCGCACCGACCAGCAGATCTGCCAGACTGTCCCCGTTGAGGTCGACCGTGGCCTGCAGGTCGCTGCCGCCCAGATCGTCGCGCGCCCTGCTCCCGATGATGAAGGCCTCCTGCCCATCGCTTTCGTTGGCTCGGCGGATCAGATCGAAGGACGGCGGGAAGTCGTCTCGCCCGTACGCCACGAAGGCGGCACAGCGCAGGCACGGGCTGTCGCCGAGGCCGCCGATGACCACGTCCGCCACGCCGTCACCGTCGACGTCGCCGGCGGCCACGGACGACCCCAGGAACTCCTCGGGGGTGGCCGCGGTGAACACCACCCCTGCGCTGCCATCGCCGCCATTGGCGGGATCCAGCGTGGAGAGGTAGACCTCCGCCGGAAGTTGGCCGCGCGCGGCGTGCCCCAGGGCCAGGACAACCACGATCATCGCCGGCAGGACGCGACTGAGCGGGCGGTTCATCGGGTCACCTCCTGCGACACCGGCGCCTCGGGACCGGGTTGCCCGAACACGATGTAGGCAAGGCCGGTACCCACCGCGCCGGCGCGGGTCGCCGACGGTGCCCCGATCAGCAGATCCGCCAGGCCGTCGCCGTTGAAGTCGCCGCCGGCCACTTCGCTGCCAGCCTCGTCCTCCACCCGCGCGCCGAGCAGCACGACCCCCCGGCTGCCGTCGCCGCCGTTCCGCGGCAAGAGCTCGTCGAGGTCGATCACCCGTTCGGTGAAGTTCGTGGCGCCGTACACCAGGAAGGCCGCCCCCGCCTCCGGACGCCCGGGGGGGCGGCTGCCGAAGCCGCCGATGAGCAGGTCGTCGAGGCCGTCTCCGTTGACGTCGCCTACCCCTGTCACCTGGTCGATCTCGTAGGTGCTCTCGTCCTGCGGCTCGCCGCCGGGACTATCAAAGACCAGGCCCTCGTCGCCGTCGCCACCGTTGCGCGGTAGCAGGCGCGCCAGGCCGAACTCCGCGGGAAACGGCTCGGCGCGCCCGTACACCACGACCACCCGACCCGCGTTCTCCCGGCCCTGCGGGCTGGAGAGCGCCATGGACAGGGCCAGATCGGCGATCCCATCGCCGTTGAAGTCGCCCGCGTCGGCGACGTCGGCGCCGGCGTAGTCCCGCTCGTGCATGCCGACGAAGACGACGCCCCGACTGCCGTCGCCGCCGTTGGCGGAGAGGAGGTCGCCGAGGTCGAGGACGGGTGGGAAACCGTCGTCGCGGCCGAACACCACCACGGTGGCGCCCTGCTGCGTGGCGTAGAGGCGCGTCAGCTGCGCACCGAAGGCGAAGTCGTCGATGCCGTCGGCATTGATATCACCAAGGCAGCTCACCGAGAGCCCGAGTTGGCCGAATGCGATCGCTTCGTCGGTAAGCATGACGCCACGCGAGCCGTCACCCCCGTTCTCCGGCATCAGTTCGGCCAGATCGACCACCGGCGCCAGACCACCCGCTTCGCCGAAGAGCACAGCAGATACTGCGTTGCCGCCGATCAGCAGGTCGTCGTAACCGTCCGCGTTGATGTCGCAGCCGCCGTCCAGGGCGTTGCCGATCAGCGCGTCCACCCGATCGCCCAGCACGACGAACCCCGCGCTGCCATCGCCGCCGTTCTCCGGCAGCAACGCCAACGTGTCGAGTACGGCTGGGTACCCGTCCGTATCGCCGTAGAGCACGTAGACCTCACCGCGATTGCTTAGCCCCTCGCGGTCGCCGCGGTCGGCACCGATGGCGAAGTCCGGCAGTCCGTCGTGGTTGAGATCGCCGACGGCCCCGACGCTGCGCCCCCCGGTGTCCGCCGCGTCCGCGCTGCGAAACACGTTGGCCGCCGCCCCGTCCGTCGTCAGGGCGGTGCGGATCACGTTGATGCTCGGACGCGGCGCTTCCACCCCGCGCACCAGGAAAGCGGCACAGCGCAGGCAGGCCGTATCACCGACCCCACCGAGCAGCGCCTCGTCGCGGCCGTCGCCATTGAGGTCGGGAACACTGTCGACCGAGTAACCGAAGCGTTCGTCTGGCGCGACGACGGTCAGGACCGTGCCCACCGATCCGTCACCCCCGGCGGCTGATTCAAGCGCCCCGAGGTCGATCACGGGCGGGAGCGCGGCATGCGCCGAGCTGCCGAACTGCATAAGCAGGACAGCGGCGCTGATAGCCGAGTGGATGTGGGTGGACTGGGTGGGTGGGATCCGGGAACTACGCATGATCGGGCCGGCCTCCGTGCCGCAGGGGAACGCTTCGCGCGGTTTTGCGTGCTGGCGCAGGTGTATTGGGACTCGAACTCATACTAAGCGGTCGACCCACCCGCGGCCAGCACGACACCGTGACAACGCGCAGGGGAGCGATGTGAGCACCGAGATGGGAATGCCCCGCGAGCCATTAGTCCCCACGAGGCAACCAGCCAGCGGCTCGTCGTGCTCCGGCACGGGCAGCGCGTGCGGTGTGCCCAAGGACTGTGGGCGCTGGTACGTCGAGCCCGTAGAGGATGAGCACCATCGCCAAGTGAGCATGGAGATCGAGAGGATCCTGCAGCTGTGAGCCCATCGAGACGCAGAAAGCCTGAGAAAGGCAGCCTACCGGTCAACGTTTACGTTAGTACACAATCGTCAGGCAGCAAGGGATACAGGTGGCGTGACCTCGCTCCGGCCATGTAGCAGCTGTCGCGGTCAACTGCCTGAAATCAATGGTCGAGTTGACAGGTCGAACCACCGGCCCCTGCCTCCCGAAGACAGTCCGTAGGTCCAGAGCTTCGGCTGACCACTACGGACTTGGGAGTATCTGGATCGCGCAAACTCAGGCTGAGTTGCCATGGGGGTTCGGAAGCTCACGCGTCTCCCCGGACCCAGTCGTCCGGGGCCAACTCTTGCACCGCATCATCTCCGCTGGGCTCCTGCGACTAAGGCTACCCTCCGTAGGAAAACCAACGGGTTAAGCGTTCTGAGGTTGTAAGTGCGTATCAGGATCGGCCACGCAACCATCAGGTCGGTAGCATCCGAGCACTCGCACGGAGCTTGTAGCTCTCCGGAAGCCGCTGGTCCAAACTACGAGCAGTTAGGGATATCCTCAGTCCTCTACGCTGATGACTGCGTGTACTGTCTGGTACCGCCACGAACTACGGACCGCCCTGCCGATCTGCAACGTAAACGCCATCCAGCACCAGCAGGTGGAAGTGAATGTTGAGGTTCAAGGCGCTCCCGAAGCGCTGCACCAACGTCACCGCCCCGCCTCGGGCGCTCGCCCGTGTGTGGCCGCTGCGAGCGATCAACCACGACTCGATCGCCCGCACCACCAGCCGCAGCACCGATCCCATCGCTTCGGGCTCTCTTGCGAACAGGAATCGCAGCGGGAATGGCACGCTCAGCACCCACTGGCGGATCGGCACTGCCGGCAGCACCTCGTCCACGAGCAGCGCCGCCGTGCCGGGCGCCGCAGCTCGGGCACCAGCCCCGGCGCTTGTGACGTGAATGGAATCACTAATGCCGCGCGCGCATGGATGCGCAAGAGCGGCCAGGAGAAGGCGACAAGCTTCTCGGCGTGACACGCCTCGCAACGCACGCGCAGGAACCCGTGTTCGAGCCGACCGCACTTCAAGTATGCCTCGAACTCCCGCCGCACGAACCTCGGCAGCGGGCGATCCTCGGCCTCCATCAGCTCGACGAACACCGGGTAGTGGCGCGACACCACCTGATAGAGCAGCGTCCGCTCGGGCCGGTGTCGGGCATAGGCTCGCCCGCTACCCCCTGCGCTGAGGCCGCTCGCTCCGGCTTGACCACACCCTCCTGCCACGCCCCGCCCTCCAGCCACCCGTGCTGAAGATGAGTGTGGCGCGGCTGATCAAGTAGCTGGGCAGGAGTATCCGGCACCCGCAGGGGCAAACGCTGCCGCACCGCGGCTCTCAGACGCCTTCCGCACGGGGCGGGTGCTCCTGACGCGTCCGAGCGCCTATGGCAGACTCCATGCACCCCAGAAGACCATCCGGAGCCCACGATGCTGCACGTGCTCACCTGCCTCGCCTCCCGCCACCCGAGATTCCTCGGCGCAATGCTGGCCCTGCTGGCCTTCACCCCCCTGGCCCACGCCGACGACCCCCGCCTGAGCGCCACCACCCTCAGCGGCCTCGAAATGCGCAGCATCGGCCCCGCCTTCATGTCCGGCCGCATCGCCGACATTGCGATACACCCCGAAGACCAGAGCACCTGGTACGTGGCCGTCGGCAGCGGCGGCGTGTGGAAGACCACCAACGCCGGCACCACCTGGTCGCCGATCTTCGATGAGCAGGCCTCCTACTCGATCGGCGCCCTCGCCATCGACCCCAGCCGCCCGGACACGATCTGGGTGGGCAGCGGTGAGGCGGTCGACGGCCGCCACGTCGGCTTCGGCGACGGCATCTACCGCAGCCAGGACGGCGGCAACACCTGGGAGAACTTGGGGCTAGCCGCCTCCGAACACATCGCCCGCATCATCGTCCACCCAACCAACTCGAATGTCGTGTACGTCGCAGCTAAGGGCCCCCTTTGGTCCTCGGGCGGTGACCGCGGCCTCTTCATGACCGAAGACGGCGGCGCCAGCTGGACCAACGTGCTCTCCGCGGGCCCCTACACGGGCGTCAACGAGGTGGTGATGCACCCGGACCAGCCGAACGTGCTCTACGCCAGCACCCACCAGCGCGCCCGCACGGTGGCAGCGCTGATCAACGGCGGCCCGGAGACGGCCATCTACAAGTCCACGGACGGCGGCAAACAGTGGCGTAAGCTGAGCACGGGCCTGCCGAGCGAAGACATGGGCCGCGTCGGCCTCGCCATCTCCCCGCAAGACCCGAACGTGGTCTACGCCACGATCGAACTCGCCCACCGCAAGGGCGGCTTTTACCGCTCCGCCGACGGCGGCGAGACCTGGGAGAAGCGCAACGACTACATCTCCGGCGGCACGGGCCCCCACTACTACCAGGAACTCGTCGCCGACCCGCACAACTTCGATACGGTCTACCAGATGGACGTGCGCATGCACGTGACCCATGACGGCGGCAAGACCTTCACCGTGGTGCCGCACAAGTACAAGCACAGCGACAACCACGCGTTGGTCTTCTCGCCGACGGACCCGGACTGGATGCTCGCGGGCTGCGACGGCGGCCTCTACGAGACCTTCGACCGCGCGGACACCTGGAAGTACGTGGCCAACCTCCCCGTCACCCAGTTCTACAAGGTGGCCGTGGACTACGACGTGCCCTTCTACAACGTGATCGGCGGCACCCAGGACAACGCCACCCAGGCCGGCCCCTCGCGCACGGACAGCGCTAACGGCATCCGTAACAGCGATTGGTTCATCACCGTGTTCGGCGACGGTCACCAGCCGGCGATCGACCCGACCAACCCGGACATCATCTACAGCGAGTGGCAGCAGGGGAACCTCGTGCGCCACGACCGCCGCTCCGGCGAAGTCGTCTACATCAAGCCGCAGCCGCGCGAGGGCGAACCGTCCGAGCGCTTCAACTGGGACTCGCCCATCCTGATCAGCCCGCACAAGCCCTCGCGCCTCTACTACGCGTCCTCGCGCGTGTGGCGCAGCGAGGACTACGGCGACAGCTGGCTGCCCGCCTCGACGGACCTCACGCGCCAAATCGACCGCTTGGAGGAGCCGATGATGGGCCGCGTGTGGAGCAGCGATGCCGTGTGGGACACCTACGCCATGTCTGCCTTCAGCACCATCACGTCCCTCGCCGAGTCACCTCTGCAGGAGGGCCTGCTCTACGCGGGCACGGACGACGGCCTGATCCAGGTGAGCGAGAACGGCGGCGAGACCTGGCGCAAGATCGATCGCCTGCCGGGCGTCGCGGACATGTTCTTCGTCAACGACATCAAGGCCGACTTGCACGACCCCAACACCGTCTACGTGGCGGTGGACCAACACAAGACCGGCGACTTCGCCCCCTATCTCTTCCGCAGCACGGACCGCGGCCGCACCTGGGAGAGCATCGCCGGCAACCTACCGGACCGCCACCTCGTGTGGCGCATGGTGCAGGATGAGGTGCAGCCAGATCTCATGTTCGTTGGCACGGAGTTTGGCCTGTTCTTCACCGTCGACGGCGGCGGTAACTGGGTGAAGCTCTCCGGCGGCGTGCCCAACATCCCGTTCCGCGACCTCGCCATCCAGCGACGCGAGCACGACCTCGTCGGCGCCACCTTCGGCCGCGGCTTCTACATCCTCGACGACTACACACCCCTGCGCGACGTCTCCGAAGACCAGCTAGCAGAAGAGTTCACTCTCTTCCCCGTACGCGATGCGCCCTGGTACGTAGAGCGTCGCACGCTCGGCCAGGACGGTGCGGCCTACCAGGGCGATGCGTTCTACGTCGCCCCCAACCCAGACTTCGGGGCGATCTTCACCTACTACCTGCGCGACGATCTCAAGACCGCCGCGCAACGGCGCGATGCCGAGCAGGCGGAACTCGTCGAGCGCGGTGCAGACACGCCCTACCCCGGCTGGGAGACGCTCATCGGCGAGTCGCGCGAGGAAGCGCCCAAGCTGGTCTTCACCGTGCACAACGCGGAGGGTAAGGTGGTGCAGCATATCGAGCAGCCCGCCAAGGCCGGCTTCCACCGCGTGGCCTGGAACCTGCGCTACCCGCGGCTCGAAGCCTGGACGCCCAACCCCGGCGGCGAGGAGTACATCCCAACCGGCGGCGCCCTCGCCCCGCCGGGCACCTACAGTGTGACCGCGGCGAAGCGCGTGGACGGCAAGCTCACGCGTCTCGGCGAGCCGCAGACCTTTGAAGTGGTGTCGATCGTCGAGCGCGCCCTCGAGGGCCGCCAGCCCGCCGTGGCCTTCGCCTTCAACCGCGCCGTGGACAAGCTCGAAGGTCAGACCTCCGCCGCCGGCGCGCGCATCGACGCAGGCA contains the following coding sequences:
- a CDS encoding integrin alpha; the encoded protein is MMQHRNESNSYGSQPHRTGTMVFVGAMGALLHSLTSLAAGGFPPVVDTSDFSAADGLVISGREQEDFLGTSANVVGDFNGDGYADLGVTAAFADPEGQLFAGEAYIVFGGATVSGHLSVASLTAESGIVFQGTGEGDSVATISGVGDVNGDGFDDVVIGAPSADLFGMNSVGQAYILFGRSEPFETPLTRDSLGSGVGVVLNGWDEFGDAGSCVSEAGDFNNDGLPDVLITGISADAGGRFGAGQAYVVFGASDLPSRAEISLLGLDGESGVVINGGANGDNFGRDCCSMIEETRNETQSGRERVQGAKRPPVV
- a CDS encoding integrin alpha, whose amino-acid sequence is MNRPLSRVLPAMIVVVLALGHAARGQLPAEVYLSTLDPANGGDGSAGVVFTAATPEEFLGSSVAAGDVDGDGVADVVIGGLGDSPCLRCAAFVAYGRDDFPPSFDLIRRANESDGQEAFIIGSRARDDLGGSDLQATVDLNGDSLADLLVGARFADNDVGNAGEVAVLFGSGQRGSSRVDVADLLERNGGDGSQGVIFSGWDFAEGVGTAIAGPCDVNGDGVHDVVFGAPEDSEGQMHIVYGRPSGFPPEFGLARLLPSVRGDGREGVFVQEPFDSSAGTSAACAGDVNADGFDDLLLGSGGDRNGGVYLLYGRADFPPELDLIDLLRRGGGDGAEGTLFKTDGGGFLGVSVTGGGDFNGDGIDDIAFGAPPTSNNASGNVYVVYGRAEGYSPEYLINRLFPAANDGSQGLVITGLNADDDVGAKVSFAGDVNGDGLDDLLIGAPLADSPAGLDVGAAFLVYGQQDPDGAVLPLVSLLEAGGGDGSRGVVFFGEFNGSDTGVGLAAGDVNGDGRPDVLIGAPSARSSGVGMTGKAYVVYGQAAAD
- a CDS encoding glycosyl hydrolase, which produces MLHVLTCLASRHPRFLGAMLALLAFTPLAHADDPRLSATTLSGLEMRSIGPAFMSGRIADIAIHPEDQSTWYVAVGSGGVWKTTNAGTTWSPIFDEQASYSIGALAIDPSRPDTIWVGSGEAVDGRHVGFGDGIYRSQDGGNTWENLGLAASEHIARIIVHPTNSNVVYVAAKGPLWSSGGDRGLFMTEDGGASWTNVLSAGPYTGVNEVVMHPDQPNVLYASTHQRARTVAALINGGPETAIYKSTDGGKQWRKLSTGLPSEDMGRVGLAISPQDPNVVYATIELAHRKGGFYRSADGGETWEKRNDYISGGTGPHYYQELVADPHNFDTVYQMDVRMHVTHDGGKTFTVVPHKYKHSDNHALVFSPTDPDWMLAGCDGGLYETFDRADTWKYVANLPVTQFYKVAVDYDVPFYNVIGGTQDNATQAGPSRTDSANGIRNSDWFITVFGDGHQPAIDPTNPDIIYSEWQQGNLVRHDRRSGEVVYIKPQPREGEPSERFNWDSPILISPHKPSRLYYASSRVWRSEDYGDSWLPASTDLTRQIDRLEEPMMGRVWSSDAVWDTYAMSAFSTITSLAESPLQEGLLYAGTDDGLIQVSENGGETWRKIDRLPGVADMFFVNDIKADLHDPNTVYVAVDQHKTGDFAPYLFRSTDRGRTWESIAGNLPDRHLVWRMVQDEVQPDLMFVGTEFGLFFTVDGGGNWVKLSGGVPNIPFRDLAIQRREHDLVGATFGRGFYILDDYTPLRDVSEDQLAEEFTLFPVRDAPWYVERRTLGQDGAAYQGDAFYVAPNPDFGAIFTYYLRDDLKTAAQRRDAEQAELVERGADTPYPGWETLIGESREEAPKLVFTVHNAEGKVVQHIEQPAKAGFHRVAWNLRYPRLEAWTPNPGGEEYIPTGGALAPPGTYSVTAAKRVDGKLTRLGEPQTFEVVSIVERALEGRQPAVAFAFNRAVDKLEGQTSAAGARIDAGMERVTAVRSVLLRTAEADPTLGERAYAIGKALSGLKDRLQGNEMRAMANDPGTPSVGDRLFHAGLGRVLSTYGPTHGHEMSLRLAETEFAKIATELTDLLDVQLVEIEMALDAAGAPWTPGRAATQ